DNA sequence from the Humidesulfovibrio mexicanus genome:
GCGCGAGAAGCGCATCAACGGGCGGCTGGTCGAGGCTTATCGTTGGCTCGATCCGCTGCGTCTTTCGGAATTCCACGATGAACGCGAGTGGTGGCGGCTGGCATACCTTGAGGGCCGGACGCCCGTTGGTGTGACGAACGGCGACGACTCGTACTTGCTGCTCTGCGACCAAGTGGGCACGCCGTTGGCCCTTGCCACCACGGATGGTCATGTTGTACAGACGATGCAATACGACAGCTTCGGAAACCTGTTGCAGGTGCGGGGTGACGTGGTGCGCCTGCCCATCGGCTTCGCGGGCGGGCTCTTTGACGCCGACACCGGCCTGACGCGCTTCGGCTGGCGCGACTACGACGCCGACACCGGCCGCTTCACGGCGCTTGACCCCATGGGCGCAAAAGGCGGCGACAGCGACTGGTACGGCTATTGCGTGGATGATCCGGTGAACCGGGTGGATGCGTGGGGGCTGGATTGGGGTTGGGCTGACGTTGCCTCCTATGGTTCAACCATTGCGACAGAAGCACTCAAGCAGGCGAAAGTCATCGGCACGAAGGTCGCCACAGGCGTTGGAATTCTCACCGCTCCGCTTGGCGACATGCTCGACCCGACACCGGTCAATGATGTTTACGAGGAGAGCAAAGAGTACTGGGACCAGTGGGGCAAGGAGCCCGAGGACTTACGGAATCGCCATTAGATTTTACAGGGAGCATGCTGATGGACTGGACAAACGTCGCCTTCATGGGCGGGATAGCCGCCATGCTTATCGCTGCGGTGGCGTTCATCGAACGCAGAAGAGCGGCGGGGAAGCCAATTCGTGATGCGTATTCCTTCCGAGCAGTCCAGCAGGTGGTCGGCGGTGGCATTCTCGGCGCCAGCGCCATTGCCGCTCTGACCTATGCTGTCACTGGCTCCGCAGATACGGCTCTCGGCCTGGGCGGCATCATCGCCGGCGTGGTTCTCCTCGGTGGCCTGCGTGGCTTCTTCAGCGAATTCCTGCGCAAACGAGATGGAGCAAAGAGTCTGGACAAACCATAGCCGCGATTACCAAGGCATGTCCCATTTGAAAGCAAACGGGGCGGGGAGCGCACAAACTCCCCGCCCCGTCGTCGTTTTGGGATACGCCCGGCCGGGTGTTACATTTCTCCCCTTGACCGGGGGGCGGGGGCGGGACCCCTGTTTTTTGTTACTTCGGAACCTTCAGTCCCAGGGCCTTGGCCACGCCCGCGCCGTAGGCCGGGTCGGCCTTGGCGCAGTTGCCGATGTGCCGGAGCTTGATCTCCTTGGGCGCATCGCCCATGGCCCGTGCGGTGTTCTCGAAGAGTTCCTGCTGCTGCTTCTTGCTCATGAGCCGGAAGAGCTCGCCCGGCTGGGAATAGTAGTCGGCGTCGTCCTCGCGCGCGTTCCAGTGCTTGGCCGCGCCGGAGAGCTCCAGCTGCGGCTCGTGGTATTCGGGCTGCTCCTGCCATTCTCCGTAGCTGTTGGGCTCGTAGGCCAGCGTGCTGCCGTGGTTGCCGTCCACGCGCATGGACCCGTCGCGGTGGTAGCTGTGGAAGGGGCAGCGGGCCATGTTGACGGGGATGAGGTGGTGGTTCACGCCCAGGCGGTAGCGCTGGGCGTCGCCGTAGGAGAAGAGCCGCCCCTGCAGCATCTTGTCCGGCGAGAAGGAGATGCCGGGCACCACGTTGGCCGGGTTGAAGGCGGCCTGCTCCACCTCGGCGAAGTAGTTTTCCGGGTTCCTGTTCAGTTCAAGCACGCCCACTTCCATGAGCGGCGCGTCCTTGTGCTTCCATACCTTTGTGAGGTCGAAGGGGTGGTAGGGCAGGGCCTTGGCCTGCTTGTCGGTAAGCACCTGCACGAACAGGGTCCAGCGGGGGAAGTCGCCCCGCTCTATGGCGTCGTAGAGGTCGCGCTGGTGGCTTTCGCGGCACTTGCCCACCAGGGCCTCGGCCTCGGCGTCGGTAAGGTTCTTGATGCCCTGCTGGGTGCGCAGGTGGAACTTGCACCAGAAGCGCTCGTTCTTTTTGTTGATGAAGCTGAAGGTGTGGCTGCCGAAGCCGTGCATGTGCCGGTAGCTGGCCGGTATGCCGCGGTCGCTCATGACCACGGTGACCTGGTGCAGGGCCTCAGGCAGGCTGGACCAGAAGTCCCAGTTGTTCTTGGCGCTGCGCAGGTTTGTGCGCGGGTCGCGCTTCACCGCGTGGTTCAGGTCCGGGAACTTGAGGGGATCGCGCAGGAAGAACACCGGCGTGTTGTTGCCCACCAGGTCCCAGTTGCCCTCCTCTGTATAAAACTTGATGGCGAAGCCGCGGATGTCGCGCTCGGCGTCGGCCGCGCCGCGCTCGCCCGCCACCGTGGAGAAGCGCACGAACAGGTCGGTCTTCTTGCCGATCTTGCCGAAGATCTTGGCGCGCGTGTATTTGGTGATGTCGTGGGTGACGGTGAAGACCCCGTAGGCTCCGGAGCCCTTGGCGTGCATCCTGCGCTCGGGAATCACCTCGCGGTCGAAATGCGCAAGTTTCTCCAGGAACCAGACATCCTGCAAAAGCTGTGGGCCGCGCGACCCGGCGGTGAGCACGTTCTGGTTGTCCGGCACGGGCGCGCCAGCGTTGGTGGTCAGCTTCTTCTTGACCATGCTTTCCTCCGTTTCCGCCAGAGGCGGGCTGTTTCCGGGAATTACGCAGGTACATAGCATACGTGTTGCGGAATACAAGTTGTCGTCTCAGGAGAAGACTCTTTGTTTGGATAATTATTATCCATAGAGAGTCGCTCCTGTCAACTGGCGTCCGCAGCAGGGCCACGCATTTGGGCTGCGGGAACAGCGCCTGGGGGATCGCCTCGCATGGCCGAGGCCGTGGAGTATTGTGTCTGCGCACAGGCGAAAGGTCCCCAATCGGCCATGCGGATGCATGACCGTCCGGAGGCTTCATGGCGGGGCACGGGCCGTGGCCCTTTGGTGGGAGCAGGGGGCGAGAGGGCCCCCTGCGGTTCGTTTCGGGTGCTATGCCCCGGCGCCGGGCAGGGCGAAGCCCTTGGTGGTGCCGCCGGTGGAGGAAGGCGTTCCCGCGATGCGCGAGAGGTAGGAATCGCCGAGGTTCTGGATGTGCCCGGCAACGTTGTCGAAGTGGTTGAAGTGCACCTGCTCCTCGTCGATGATGGTCTGGAAGAGGGTGGTGCTGATGTTGTCGCCGCAGTCGCGGCAGACCTGCAGGAACTGGTTGTACGCGTCGATGGTGTCGTCTTCGAGCTTGGAGTCGAAGGGGAAGATGGTGCGCACGTCCTGTCCCTTGATGACCGTGCCGTCGCCTGCGGTCACGGGTTCTCCGCCCAGTTCCTTGATGCGCTCGGCGAACATCTCTGCGTGGCGCATTTCGTCGATGGCGATGAGCTTCATGTTGGCGGCCATTTCGCCATAGTCCATGCTGTCCAGGTTGTAGTGCTGGTTCATGTACTGGGTGATGGCGGTGAGCTCCATGGCGCGCGCCTTGTTCAGGACATCAAGCACCTTGGCCTTGCGTTTTTCTCTGCTTTCAACTGCCATGACTGGCACCTCCGGGTATGTTGAGGGTCGGTCCACAGGGTTTCCACTCCCTGTCACTTTAGGGCAAAGCGCAGGGCGAGGCAAGGCTTGAGGGGGAGAGCTTAGGACCGTGCGCGGCAGGCCGGGCAGAGCCCGAAGAGGTCGAAGCGGTGGGAACTGACGGCGAAGCCGCTCTGCTTTGCGATGCGGGACGCCAGTGCGTCTACTTCGTCATCTGGGCAGGGCGGGTCGGTGATGCTGCCGCAGCGGGTGCAGATGAGGTGCGGGTGCGGGCGCGGGTGGCGACCGTCGTAGCGGCTGCCGAGTTCGCCGAAGCCCAGCTCCAGCACCTCGCCCAGCTGCTTCAGCAGGTGGATGGTCTTGTACACCGTGGCCAGGCTGGTGGTGGGGAATTCGGCAAGGATGGCCGTGTGCAGTTGCTCCACGCTGGGGTGGTCGTCGCGTTCCAGCAGCTGCCGCACGATGGCGACGCGCTGCGGCGTGAGCCTGTGCCCGGCCTTGCGCAGGCGCTGGAGCAGCTCGTCAAGGCGTGTGGCGGCGCAGGTGTTCATGTTTTTAAGTGTACGGCAGCGGACAGCGGCGGGCAAGGGGGCAAAAAAAAGCCGGAGCACTGATGCTCCGGCCTTTTTTGCCGACAACAGATGGCACCGCCTACTTTGCGTAGCCCACGGCGCGCTTTTCGCGGATGACCGTGACCCGGATCTGGCCGGGGTAGGTCATGTTGCTTTCGATTTTGGAGGCGATGTCCTTGACCAGCAGGTAGGTCTGTTCGTCGGGCACGCGCTCGGCGTCCACCATCACCCGCACCTCGCGTCCGGCCTGGATGGCGTAAGCCTTGCTGACGCCGCCGAAGCTGGTGGCGATGCCTTCCAGCTCCTCCAGGCGCTTGACGTAGTTCTCCAGGAGCTCCTTGCGGGCGCCGGGCCGCGCGCCGGAGAGGCTGTCCGCCGCCTGGACCAGGGTGGCGATGGCGGTCTGCGGGGGCACATCCTCGTGGTGGGCCTGGATGGCGTGCACGATGTCCTGGCTTTCGCCGTGTTTCTTGGCCAAGTCCGCGCCGATGACGGCGTGGGGGCCTTCGATCTCATGGTCCACGGCCTTGCCCAGGTCGTGCAGCAGGCCTGCGCGCTTGGCCATCTTTTCGTCCAGGCCCAGCTCCGCGGCCATGATGCCGCAGAGGAAGGCCACCTCGATGGAGTGCTGGAGCACGTTCTGGGAGTAGCTGGTGCGGTAGTGCAGCTGGCCCAGCAGCTTGACGAGCTCCGGATGGATGCCGTGCACGCCCACGTCGAAGGTGGCCTGCTCGCCGATTTCGCGCAGCTTCACGTCCATTTCCTGCTCCACCTTGCGCACGATGTCCTCGATGCGCGCGGGGTGGATGCGGCCGTCGTGGATGAGGCGCTCAAGGGCCTGCTTGGCCACCTCGCGCCGCAGGGGGCTGTAGGCCGAAAGGACCACGGTTTCGGGCGTGTCGTCGATGATGAGGTCGACGCCTGTGGCGGCCTCAAGGGCGCGGATGTTCCTGCCCTCGCGGCCGATGATGCGGCCTTTCATCTCCTCGCTGGGCAGGGGCACGGCGGTGACGGTCTGCTCGGAAACGTAGTCGCCCGCGTAGCGCTGTATGGCCAGGGAGAGGATTTCCTTGGCCTTCTTGCCCGCCACTTCCTTGGCCTCGGTCTCGATGTTGCGGATCATGCGCGCGGCCTCGTGGCGCGTGCGCGACTCCACCTCGGTCATGAGGCGTTCCTTGGCCTCCTCCACGGTGAGGCCGGAGATTTCCTGCAGCTTGCGCTCGTGGATGTCGTGGGCGGCGTCCAGGGCCTCCTGCTTTTCAGCCAGGCTCTTTTCCTGCTTGATGAGCCGCTTTTCCAGCTCCACCACGCCGGATTCCTTCTGGGCCACCTTTTCGAGTTTGCTTTCCAGGCGCTCTTCCTTCTCCTGCAGGCGGCCCTGTTCGCGCTTCAGGGTCTGCTCGCGGTCCTTGTACTCGCGCTCCTGCTCCTTCTTGAGGGCGAAAATTTCGTCCTGGGCTTGCAGCCTGGCCTCCTTGCGGGTGGCCTCGGCCTCCTTCCTTGCCTCTTCCACGATGCGTTCAGCCAGGTCGCTTGCGTCCTGGTTGCGTTTTTTGGAAAGGTAGCTGTTGAGATAGTAGCCGCCCGCGAGGCCGATGATGAGCGCCAGGCCATCGAGGGCGATGAGCAACAGGATTGAATCAGACATGCGCTGCTCCTTGCCGGTTATGTTGACAGGCCATGCTGGCCTGATGCGCGCCGGCGGGCGAAAACGCCAGCCAAGCTCGTGCGTGAACCGTTTGGGGCAGGTGTCTTGGAGAGGAGGGTGGACTTTTGTCCGTTGCGGAAAATACAAACAGCCGCCGGGGCCATTTAGCCCCGGGGCGCCGTGTTGCTCTTGGAGTTTTGAACCTCGTTTAACGAGGTGGGGTCCTCCGTCTCTCCGTCAGGCTGCCCGCTCCAGGGCGGGTGTGCACACGGGAGGGAACTGGCGGATCCCGTTTAATGCGTATTGGCTCAAGAACTCAAAAACAATCACGAACTCCCCAGGGGTTTTGCCGCTGTTCGTATGCGCAAGGCTGCATTATCCAGCCTGTTATCGCCTCTCCAAGAGCTCCTGCATTCGGGCCTCAAGGGCCGCAAGCTTCCGCCTCGTTTCGAGATAGTCGTCCGCCATCCCAAGGGCCAGAAGCGTGAGCAGTTTCTCCCTGCTTATGTACCGTCCGCCCTTGCTCAACTCGGAGAAACGTTCTTCGAGCAGGGCCTGGGCAACCTGGATGCGTTCAAAGTCCGCATCCGTCTTGAAGGAAATTTCAAGACCGTTGACCGTTATGGTGTAGCTCGGCATGGCGTTCTACGGTCTACTGCCCGCCGAGGGTCGCCTGCACCTTCGTCAGAAGGGCCTCGATGCGGTCCTGCACTTCCTTCCGTTTTCCGGCCTCGGCTTCAAGCTGTCCAGCCAGGGTCAGATTTTCCTCTTCCAACTGCCGAACACGCGTCATGAGTTCCTCAAATCGCGCTTCCAGCCTTTCGATAAGTTCCATGGTTTTGTTCTAACGCTTCCGGCGGGCGAAATCAAGGTTTCTTGCCCCGCCCCTCAAGATTGATCTGCTTGGAGCGGGCCACGCCCAACGCCCTGTCCGGAACGTCTTTTGTAATCACGGAACCGGCGCCGACAAGGGCGTTTTCCCCCACGCGCACCGGGGCCACAAGGGCCGTATTGCTGCCGATGAACGCGCCCGCGCCGATGTCGGTTTTGTGTTTGCGCGCGCCATCGTAGTTGCAGGTGATGGTGCCCGCGCCGATGTTGGCGCCCGCGCCAACCTCCGCATCGCCCAGGTAGGAGAGATGCCCTGCCTTGGCCCCAGACCCGAGCACGGCCTTTTTCATCTCCACGAAGTTGCCCACATGCGCGCGTTCGCACAGCTCCGCACCGGGCCGCAGCCTGGCGAAGGGCCCGCAGTCGCTGCCTGGGGCAAGGCGGGCCTGCTCCAGGTGGCTGTGCTCGCGGACGGTGCTTCCGGCTTCGAGCACGCTGTCCGTGAGTTGGCTGAACGCTCCCACCCGCGCCCCGCTGGCAATCCTGCTTGCGCCGAGCACGCGGCAAGGGCCGATGAGCTCCGCCCCTGGCTCCACCTGCGCTTGCGGTCCCACCACGATGCTGTCCGGGTGGTGCAGGATGACGCCGGATTTGAGCAAGCGCGACACGATGCGCCCGCGCAGGCGTTCCTCGGCCTGGGCCAGCTCCAGGGGCGAGTTGACGCCGAGTAGGTCCAGGGCGTTGTCGCGCCGGTGCGCGCGCACGGCCAACCCGGCGGCCAGGCCGTTGGCCACCAGATCGGTGATGTAATACTCCCCGGCGCGGTTGGCGCTGGTGAGCGAAAAGAGCGCGGCTTCCACCGCCGCCACGGAAAGGCAGAACACCCCGGTATTTACCTCGCCGGTGTCGGTCCCGTGCCGCGCGGGGTCGAAGTCCTTGGCCTCGACAATGCCGGTCACCCGCCCGTCCGCTCCGCGCAGCACCCGGCCGAAGGAGCCGGCATCGGGCAGCACGGTGGTCAAAAACGCGATGTCCGCGCCCTCGCGCACAAAGCCCAGAAGGTCGTCCAGGTCCTGGGGGCAGAGCAGGGGGGCGTCTGCGTTCAGCACAAGGCAGTGCGCCGCGCCGCTTTGGCGCACGGCGTCCCAGGCGCATTGCAGGGCGTGGCCGGTGCCTTTCTGCTCCTCCTGGAGCACAAAGCCCTGGGCCAGGTCCGGGTGCGTGGCGCGGACCAGTTCGTGCCCGTGGCCGACCACGGTCAGCACATGCGCGGCCACCGAGGCGGCGGTCCTGGCCACGTGGGCGAGCATGGTGTCTCCCAGCAGGGTCTGCAGGGCCTTGGGCCGGTCGGAATGCATACGCGTGCCCTTGCCTGCGGCAAGGATGACGGCGACGGTGTTCGGGTTGGGCATGGGGACTCCTGTGGAAGCCGTGATGTCTGCGGCGCTTTTCGCATTATTTCAAAAAAAAGAAAAGGCAGGCCGGAACGAGTCCGGCCTGCCGTGGTTGTGGTGGTGCCTTGCGCCGTAACCGGCCGTGCTAGCAGGTGCCAGCCTTTTCGCCGGAATTGCGGCAGCTCATGCGGGCCAGGGCTCGACGCAGCGCGGCCTGGGCGCGCGCATGGTCGATCTTCTCCTGGGCGCGCTGGAGGCGCTGCTGGGCGCGCTCCTGAGCCTTGCGGGCGCGTTCCAGATCGATATCCGTCGCCTTTTCCGCCGCCTCGGCCAGGACGGTGACCTTCTCGGGGCTGACCTCGGCAAATCCCCCGGACACAAAGACGTAGTGGATCTTGCCCTCGTCCTTGTAGTACAGGTTGCCGATGCCCAGCGCGGACAGGAAGGGGATGTGGTTCGGCAACACACCGAACTCGCCCAGCGCGCCGGGAGCGCCGACGTAGTCAACGTCCTGCGAGAGGACCTTGCGGTCAGGCGTCACGATTTCAAGCAGCAGCTTTTTGGACATGGCGTCCTACCTATCCCTGCTTGGCCTTTTCAATGGCCTCGTTGATGTCGCCAACCATGTAGAAGGCGCTCTCCGGGATCTCGTCGTGCTTGCCGTCGATGATCTCCTTGAAGCCCTTGATGGTGTCTTCAAGCTTGACGTAGCGGCCGGGCTTGCCGGTGAAGGCTTCGGCCACGTGGAACGGCTGGGACAGGAAGCGCTGGATGCGGCGGGCGCGGCCGACGAGGAGCTTGTCGTCGTCGGAGAGCTCGTCCATGCCCAGAATGGCGATGATGTCCTGCAGTTCCTTGTACTTCTGGAGGATCTGCTGCACGGCGCGGGCGACGGAGTAGTGCTCCACGCCCAGAACCAGCGGGTCAAGGATGCGGCTGGTGGAGTCCAGCGGGTCCACCGCGGGATAGATGCCCAGCTCGGCGATCTGGCGGGAAAGCACGAGGGTGCCGTCCAGGTGCGAGAAGGTCGTGGCCGGGGCGGGGTCGGTCAAGTCGTCTGCGGGCACGTACACGGCCTGCACCGAGGTGATGGAACCCTTGGTGGTGGAGGTGATGCGCTCCTGCAGTTCGCCGAGGTCGGTGCCGAGCGTGGGCTGGTAACCCACCGCGGAGGGCATGCGGCCGAGCAGCGCGGACACTTCCGAACCCGCCTGGGTGAAGCGGAAGATGTTGTCGATGAACAGCAGCACGTCCTGGCCGTCGGCATCGCGGAAGTTCTCAGCGATGGTGAGGCCGGTGAGGGCCACGCGGGCACGGGCTCCCGGGGGCTCGTTCATCTGCCCGTACACCAAGGCGGCTTTGTCCAGAATGCCGGCGTCCTTGAACTCGTGGTAGAGGTCGTTGCCCTCGCGGGTGCGCTCACCCACGCCGGCGAAGACCGACAGACCGCCGTGGTGCTTGGCGATGTTGTTGATCATCTCCATGAGAATAACGGTCTTGCCCACGCCGGCGCCGCCGAAGAGGCCCATCTTGCCGCCCTTGGGGAAGGGGATCAGGAGGTCCACGACCTTGATGCCGGTCTCAAGCACTTCGACCTTGGTGTTCTGGTCCACGAAGGGCGGAGCGGAGCGGTGGATGGACATGTGCTTGTCGGTGTTGATCGGGCCCATTTCGTCCACGGGACGGCCGACAACGTTGATGATGCGGCCCAGGGCCGGAAGGCCGACGGGCACCTGGATGGAGTCGCCGGTGTCGGTGGCGGCCATGCCGCGGACCAGACCCTCGGTGGCGTCCATGGCGATGGTCCGGACCACGTTGTTGCCCAGGTGCTGGGCGACTTCGCAGATCAGGTCCGGAGCATCGGTGTTGTTCGGATTGTTGATTTGCAGCGCGCTCAGGATCTGAGGCAGCTGTCCCTCAGGAAATTCGACGTCCACGACGGCGCCGATAACCTGAACGATTTTCCCTACGTTCGCACTCATTTTCTTTCGCCCCCTTGATTATCCTTTCAGCGCCTCAGCGCCGCCGACGATATCCATAAGGTCCCTGGTGATGGCGGCCTGACGGGTCTTGTTGAACAGAAGCGTCAGGCTGCCGATCATGTCGTCGCAGGCGCGCGTGGCGTTGTCCATGGCGCTCATGCGGGCGGCATGTTCGCTGGCGGACGTGTCGAGCATTCCACGGTACACCTGCACCTTCACGAAGCGGGGAAGGAGTTCGGCCAGAAGACCCTCGACCGAGGGCTCGTACA
Encoded proteins:
- a CDS encoding bacterioferritin, whose amino-acid sequence is MAVESREKRKAKVLDVLNKARAMELTAITQYMNQHYNLDSMDYGEMAANMKLIAIDEMRHAEMFAERIKELGGEPVTAGDGTVIKGQDVRTIFPFDSKLEDDTIDAYNQFLQVCRDCGDNISTTLFQTIIDEEQVHFNHFDNVAGHIQNLGDSYLSRIAGTPSSTGGTTKGFALPGAGA
- the rny gene encoding ribonuclease Y, producing the protein MSDSILLLIALDGLALIIGLAGGYYLNSYLSKKRNQDASDLAERIVEEARKEAEATRKEARLQAQDEIFALKKEQEREYKDREQTLKREQGRLQEKEERLESKLEKVAQKESGVVELEKRLIKQEKSLAEKQEALDAAHDIHERKLQEISGLTVEEAKERLMTEVESRTRHEAARMIRNIETEAKEVAGKKAKEILSLAIQRYAGDYVSEQTVTAVPLPSEEMKGRIIGREGRNIRALEAATGVDLIIDDTPETVVLSAYSPLRREVAKQALERLIHDGRIHPARIEDIVRKVEQEMDVKLREIGEQATFDVGVHGIHPELVKLLGQLHYRTSYSQNVLQHSIEVAFLCGIMAAELGLDEKMAKRAGLLHDLGKAVDHEIEGPHAVIGADLAKKHGESQDIVHAIQAHHEDVPPQTAIATLVQAADSLSGARPGARKELLENYVKRLEELEGIATSFGGVSKAYAIQAGREVRVMVDAERVPDEQTYLLVKDIASKIESNMTYPGQIRVTVIREKRAVGYAK
- a CDS encoding catalase, with protein sequence MVKKKLTTNAGAPVPDNQNVLTAGSRGPQLLQDVWFLEKLAHFDREVIPERRMHAKGSGAYGVFTVTHDITKYTRAKIFGKIGKKTDLFVRFSTVAGERGAADAERDIRGFAIKFYTEEGNWDLVGNNTPVFFLRDPLKFPDLNHAVKRDPRTNLRSAKNNWDFWSSLPEALHQVTVVMSDRGIPASYRHMHGFGSHTFSFINKKNERFWCKFHLRTQQGIKNLTDAEAEALVGKCRESHQRDLYDAIERGDFPRWTLFVQVLTDKQAKALPYHPFDLTKVWKHKDAPLMEVGVLELNRNPENYFAEVEQAAFNPANVVPGISFSPDKMLQGRLFSYGDAQRYRLGVNHHLIPVNMARCPFHSYHRDGSMRVDGNHGSTLAYEPNSYGEWQEQPEYHEPQLELSGAAKHWNAREDDADYYSQPGELFRLMSKKQQQELFENTARAMGDAPKEIKLRHIGNCAKADPAYGAGVAKALGLKVPK
- a CDS encoding cell division protein ZapA, with protein sequence MPSYTITVNGLEISFKTDADFERIQVAQALLEERFSELSKGGRYISREKLLTLLALGMADDYLETRRKLAALEARMQELLERR
- a CDS encoding Fur family transcriptional regulator, which codes for MNTCAATRLDELLQRLRKAGHRLTPQRVAIVRQLLERDDHPSVEQLHTAILAEFPTTSLATVYKTIHLLKQLGEVLELGFGELGSRYDGRHPRPHPHLICTRCGSITDPPCPDDEVDALASRIAKQSGFAVSSHRFDLFGLCPACRARS
- a CDS encoding F0F1 ATP synthase subunit epsilon encodes the protein MSKKLLLEIVTPDRKVLSQDVDYVGAPGALGEFGVLPNHIPFLSALGIGNLYYKDEGKIHYVFVSGGFAEVSPEKVTVLAEAAEKATDIDLERARKAQERAQQRLQRAQEKIDHARAQAALRRALARMSCRNSGEKAGTC
- the glmU gene encoding bifunctional UDP-N-acetylglucosamine diphosphorylase/glucosamine-1-phosphate N-acetyltransferase GlmU, translated to MPNPNTVAVILAAGKGTRMHSDRPKALQTLLGDTMLAHVARTAASVAAHVLTVVGHGHELVRATHPDLAQGFVLQEEQKGTGHALQCAWDAVRQSGAAHCLVLNADAPLLCPQDLDDLLGFVREGADIAFLTTVLPDAGSFGRVLRGADGRVTGIVEAKDFDPARHGTDTGEVNTGVFCLSVAAVEAALFSLTSANRAGEYYITDLVANGLAAGLAVRAHRRDNALDLLGVNSPLELAQAEERLRGRIVSRLLKSGVILHHPDSIVVGPQAQVEPGAELIGPCRVLGASRIASGARVGAFSQLTDSVLEAGSTVREHSHLEQARLAPGSDCGPFARLRPGAELCERAHVGNFVEMKKAVLGSGAKAGHLSYLGDAEVGAGANIGAGTITCNYDGARKHKTDIGAGAFIGSNTALVAPVRVGENALVGAGSVITKDVPDRALGVARSKQINLEGRGKKP
- the atpD gene encoding F0F1 ATP synthase subunit beta, which produces MSANVGKIVQVIGAVVDVEFPEGQLPQILSALQINNPNNTDAPDLICEVAQHLGNNVVRTIAMDATEGLVRGMAATDTGDSIQVPVGLPALGRIINVVGRPVDEMGPINTDKHMSIHRSAPPFVDQNTKVEVLETGIKVVDLLIPFPKGGKMGLFGGAGVGKTVILMEMINNIAKHHGGLSVFAGVGERTREGNDLYHEFKDAGILDKAALVYGQMNEPPGARARVALTGLTIAENFRDADGQDVLLFIDNIFRFTQAGSEVSALLGRMPSAVGYQPTLGTDLGELQERITSTTKGSITSVQAVYVPADDLTDPAPATTFSHLDGTLVLSRQIAELGIYPAVDPLDSTSRILDPLVLGVEHYSVARAVQQILQKYKELQDIIAILGMDELSDDDKLLVGRARRIQRFLSQPFHVAEAFTGKPGRYVKLEDTIKGFKEIIDGKHDEIPESAFYMVGDINEAIEKAKQG